A window of the Bos indicus x Bos taurus breed Angus x Brahman F1 hybrid chromosome X, Bos_hybrid_MaternalHap_v2.0, whole genome shotgun sequence genome harbors these coding sequences:
- the FHL1 gene encoding four and a half LIM domains protein 1 isoform X4 has product MAEKFDCHYCRDNLQGKKYVQKDGHHCCLKCFDKFCANTCVQCRKPIGADSKEVHYKNRYWHDTCFRCSKCLQPLASETFVAKDNKILCNKCTTREDNPKCKGCLKPIVAGDQNVEYKGTVWHKDCFTCSNCKQVIGTGSFFPKGEDFYCVTCHEAKFAKHCVKCNKAITSGGITYQDQPWHAECFVCVTCSKKLAGQRFTAVEDQYYCVDCYKNFVAKKCAGCKNPITGFGKGSSVVAYEGQSWHDYCFHCKKCSVNLANKRFVFHQEQVYCPDCAKKL; this is encoded by the exons ATGGCTGAGAAGTTCGACTGCCACTACTGCAGAGACAACCTGCAGGGGAAGAAGTACGTGCAGAAGGACGGCCACCACTGCTGCCTCAAGTGCTTCGACAAGTTCTGCGCCAACACGTGTGTGCAGTGCCGCAAGCCCATCGGCGCCGACTCCAAG GAGGTGCACTACAAGAACCGCTACTGGCACGACACCTGCTTCCGCTGCTCTAAGTGCCTCCAGCCCTTGGCCAGTGAGACCTTCGTGGCCAAGGACAACAAGATCCTGTGCAACAAGTGCACCACTCGGGAGGACAACCCCAAGTGCAAGGGCTGCCTCAAGCCCATTGTAGCAG gaGATCAGAACGTGGAATACAAGGGCACTGTCTGGCACAAAGACTGCTTCACCTGCAGCAACTGCAAGCAAGTCATCGGGACAGGAAGCTTCTTCCCTAAAGGGGAGGACTTCTACTGCGTGACTTGCCATGAGGCCAAGTTTGCCAAGCACTGCGTGAAATGCAACAAG GCCATCACATCTGGAGGAATCACTTACCAGGATCAGCCCTGGCATGCCGAGTGCTTTGTGTGTGTTACCTGCTCTAAGAAGCTGGCTGGGCAGCGTTTCACCGCTGTGGAGGACCAGTATTACTGCGTGGATTGCTACAAGAACTTTGTGGCCAAGAAGTGTGCTGGATGCAAGAACCCAATCACTG GGTTTGGTAAAGGCTCCAGTGTGGTGGCCTATGAAGGACAATCCTGGCACGACTACTGCTTCCACTGCAAAAAATGCTCCGTGAATCTGGCCAACAAGCGCTTTGTTTTCCATCAGGAGCAAGTGTATTGCCCCGACTGTGCCAAAAAGCTGTAA
- the FHL1 gene encoding four and a half LIM domains protein 1 isoform X2 codes for MAEKFDCHYCRDNLQGKKYVQKDGHHCCLKCFDKFCANTCVQCRKPIGADSKEVHYKNRYWHDTCFRCSKCLQPLASETFVAKDNKILCNKCTTREDNPKCKGCLKPIVAGDQNVEYKGTVWHKDCFTCSNCKQVIGTGSFFPKGEDFYCVTCHEAKFAKHCVKCNKAITSGGITYQDQPWHAECFVCVTCSKKLAGQRFTAVEDQYYCVDCYKNFVAKKCAGCKNPITGKRTVSRVSHPVSKARKPPVCHGKRLPLTLFPSANLRGRHPGGERTCPSWVVVLYRKNRSLAAPRGPGLVKAPVWWPMKDNPGTTTASTAKNAP; via the exons ATGGCTGAGAAGTTCGACTGCCACTACTGCAGAGACAACCTGCAGGGGAAGAAGTACGTGCAGAAGGACGGCCACCACTGCTGCCTCAAGTGCTTCGACAAGTTCTGCGCCAACACGTGTGTGCAGTGCCGCAAGCCCATCGGCGCCGACTCCAAG GAGGTGCACTACAAGAACCGCTACTGGCACGACACCTGCTTCCGCTGCTCTAAGTGCCTCCAGCCCTTGGCCAGTGAGACCTTCGTGGCCAAGGACAACAAGATCCTGTGCAACAAGTGCACCACTCGGGAGGACAACCCCAAGTGCAAGGGCTGCCTCAAGCCCATTGTAGCAG gaGATCAGAACGTGGAATACAAGGGCACTGTCTGGCACAAAGACTGCTTCACCTGCAGCAACTGCAAGCAAGTCATCGGGACAGGAAGCTTCTTCCCTAAAGGGGAGGACTTCTACTGCGTGACTTGCCATGAGGCCAAGTTTGCCAAGCACTGCGTGAAATGCAACAAG GCCATCACATCTGGAGGAATCACTTACCAGGATCAGCCCTGGCATGCCGAGTGCTTTGTGTGTGTTACCTGCTCTAAGAAGCTGGCTGGGCAGCGTTTCACCGCTGTGGAGGACCAGTATTACTGCGTGGATTGCTACAAGAACTTTGTGGCCAAGAAGTGTGCTGGATGCAAGAACCCAATCACTG GGAAAAGGACTGTGTCAAGAGTGAGCCACCCAGTCTCTAAAGCTAGGAAGCCCCCAGTGTGCCACGGGAAACGCTTGCCTCTCACCCTGTTTCCCAGCGCCAACCTCCGGGGCAGGCATCCGGGTGGAGAGAGGACTTGTCCCTCGTGGGTGGTGGTTCTTTATAGAAAAAATCGAAGCTTAGCAGCTCCTCGAGGCCCG GGTTTGGTAAAGGCTCCAGTGTGGTGGCCTATGAAGGACAATCCTGGCACGACTACTGCTTCCACTGCAAAAAATGCTCCGTGA
- the FHL1 gene encoding four and a half LIM domains protein 1 isoform X1: MASHRHSGPSSYKVGTMAEKFDCHYCRDNLQGKKYVQKDGHHCCLKCFDKFCANTCVQCRKPIGADSKEVHYKNRYWHDTCFRCSKCLQPLASETFVAKDNKILCNKCTTREDNPKCKGCLKPIVAGDQNVEYKGTVWHKDCFTCSNCKQVIGTGSFFPKGEDFYCVTCHEAKFAKHCVKCNKAITSGGITYQDQPWHAECFVCVTCSKKLAGQRFTAVEDQYYCVDCYKNFVAKKCAGCKNPITGKRTVSRVSHPVSKARKPPVCHGKRLPLTLFPSANLRGRHPGGERTCPSWVVVLYRKNRSLAAPRGPGLVKAPVWWPMKDNPGTTTASTAKNAP, encoded by the exons GTCCTTCCAGCTATAAAGTAGGCACCATGGCTGAGAAGTTCGACTGCCACTACTGCAGAGACAACCTGCAGGGGAAGAAGTACGTGCAGAAGGACGGCCACCACTGCTGCCTCAAGTGCTTCGACAAGTTCTGCGCCAACACGTGTGTGCAGTGCCGCAAGCCCATCGGCGCCGACTCCAAG GAGGTGCACTACAAGAACCGCTACTGGCACGACACCTGCTTCCGCTGCTCTAAGTGCCTCCAGCCCTTGGCCAGTGAGACCTTCGTGGCCAAGGACAACAAGATCCTGTGCAACAAGTGCACCACTCGGGAGGACAACCCCAAGTGCAAGGGCTGCCTCAAGCCCATTGTAGCAG gaGATCAGAACGTGGAATACAAGGGCACTGTCTGGCACAAAGACTGCTTCACCTGCAGCAACTGCAAGCAAGTCATCGGGACAGGAAGCTTCTTCCCTAAAGGGGAGGACTTCTACTGCGTGACTTGCCATGAGGCCAAGTTTGCCAAGCACTGCGTGAAATGCAACAAG GCCATCACATCTGGAGGAATCACTTACCAGGATCAGCCCTGGCATGCCGAGTGCTTTGTGTGTGTTACCTGCTCTAAGAAGCTGGCTGGGCAGCGTTTCACCGCTGTGGAGGACCAGTATTACTGCGTGGATTGCTACAAGAACTTTGTGGCCAAGAAGTGTGCTGGATGCAAGAACCCAATCACTG GGAAAAGGACTGTGTCAAGAGTGAGCCACCCAGTCTCTAAAGCTAGGAAGCCCCCAGTGTGCCACGGGAAACGCTTGCCTCTCACCCTGTTTCCCAGCGCCAACCTCCGGGGCAGGCATCCGGGTGGAGAGAGGACTTGTCCCTCGTGGGTGGTGGTTCTTTATAGAAAAAATCGAAGCTTAGCAGCTCCTCGAGGCCCG GGTTTGGTAAAGGCTCCAGTGTGGTGGCCTATGAAGGACAATCCTGGCACGACTACTGCTTCCACTGCAAAAAATGCTCCGTGA
- the FHL1 gene encoding four and a half LIM domains protein 1 isoform X3: MASHRHSGPSSYKVGTMAEKFDCHYCRDNLQGKKYVQKDGHHCCLKCFDKFCANTCVQCRKPIGADSKEVHYKNRYWHDTCFRCSKCLQPLASETFVAKDNKILCNKCTTREDNPKCKGCLKPIVAGDQNVEYKGTVWHKDCFTCSNCKQVIGTGSFFPKGEDFYCVTCHEAKFAKHCVKCNKAITSGGITYQDQPWHAECFVCVTCSKKLAGQRFTAVEDQYYCVDCYKNFVAKKCAGCKNPITGFGKGSSVVAYEGQSWHDYCFHCKKCSVNLANKRFVFHQEQVYCPDCAKKL, encoded by the exons GTCCTTCCAGCTATAAAGTAGGCACCATGGCTGAGAAGTTCGACTGCCACTACTGCAGAGACAACCTGCAGGGGAAGAAGTACGTGCAGAAGGACGGCCACCACTGCTGCCTCAAGTGCTTCGACAAGTTCTGCGCCAACACGTGTGTGCAGTGCCGCAAGCCCATCGGCGCCGACTCCAAG GAGGTGCACTACAAGAACCGCTACTGGCACGACACCTGCTTCCGCTGCTCTAAGTGCCTCCAGCCCTTGGCCAGTGAGACCTTCGTGGCCAAGGACAACAAGATCCTGTGCAACAAGTGCACCACTCGGGAGGACAACCCCAAGTGCAAGGGCTGCCTCAAGCCCATTGTAGCAG gaGATCAGAACGTGGAATACAAGGGCACTGTCTGGCACAAAGACTGCTTCACCTGCAGCAACTGCAAGCAAGTCATCGGGACAGGAAGCTTCTTCCCTAAAGGGGAGGACTTCTACTGCGTGACTTGCCATGAGGCCAAGTTTGCCAAGCACTGCGTGAAATGCAACAAG GCCATCACATCTGGAGGAATCACTTACCAGGATCAGCCCTGGCATGCCGAGTGCTTTGTGTGTGTTACCTGCTCTAAGAAGCTGGCTGGGCAGCGTTTCACCGCTGTGGAGGACCAGTATTACTGCGTGGATTGCTACAAGAACTTTGTGGCCAAGAAGTGTGCTGGATGCAAGAACCCAATCACTG GGTTTGGTAAAGGCTCCAGTGTGGTGGCCTATGAAGGACAATCCTGGCACGACTACTGCTTCCACTGCAAAAAATGCTCCGTGAATCTGGCCAACAAGCGCTTTGTTTTCCATCAGGAGCAAGTGTATTGCCCCGACTGTGCCAAAAAGCTGTAA